The DNA window GACATCTTCTCCACAAGCATTTGATTGGTACGCTCCGTATCAAATTGTTTTAAACCTTCAATAAGAATATTATTTGCAGAATGGATATCTCGATCTTGAGTATATCCACACTTACATTCGTAACAAGTTCTATAATTTTCCATTAGTTTCTTTCTCCTATAGAGGGATGAAATATCACCCCTCTATTTAATTTAATAAAAAATCCTTTTCTTTGACTCTTCTTTTCTGACTTGACTATAATATTGATCTTTAACTAAATACCCCACTATTTTCATTATTGACCCAAGTGCTTCCCCTCCACAATAAGGACAATTTTCACCAAAAAAGTTATGATCATCTTTACAATATTGCCACTTACGAATTTCAGACCAATAAATAATACCTTTTTTAGCTAACAGATTATTAAAATTCCAAGCATCTTCAAAAGAAGTCCATTCTTCTCCTAGATTAGCATGGAAGATTTGACCTCCTCCTGTCTTACCATCAAGAAGTCCAGATACCCTAATTCTTTCTTCCATAGGAAAGTTAGTATCTAAACCACACCATTGATTACTATAAATATTTTTATCTTTAATAGGAAAATCTTTATATAAAGTTCGATCTTTACTTAAAAGTTTAGCACCTGTAGATTCACCGGGGATAACTTCGCTATTCTGTGTAAATCCATATTTTTCTATAGTCCCTTCCCCTAAAGAGTTTATATAATCTAATATATCAGTAACATAATCTATACCATTGTCATTATAGAATTTTTCACCTATCTTATTAGTTTCAATACCACCTAAAATATCAACAAATTCTTCTATACCATTTAACCCTATCGTAGCAAACTGTTTTTCTAGTCTCATAAGTCCATAGCTATATACTGGTAATAGACCTCTATCAATATTCTTTTGTAAAATTATTCTATGTGCTTTATGAAACTTTTGAATTAATTCTACTTTTTCTTTAACTAGTTCTTTTACTTTATTAAAATCTCCTTTAGCAAGATAAGCTATTCTAGGAAGATTTAGTGTAACTACTTTTGAACTACCAATATTCAAATCAGTACCACCTATAGAATTAAAATTACCAGTTAACTCTTCAGGTTTATTCTTAATAGCTTCAGTATCAAAATTCATACGACAGCACGCAGAAAGGATACCTGCATCTTCAGCTACATAGATATTACAGTCACCGTATTTCATATTATGTTTAACTACATATTTAGCCATGTCTTCATCCTGATATTTACCATCTTTAAAAATCATAGAAGCTGTCATAACTGGAAAAGTAAAACTCTTTTTATCTCTTGCCATATTCAGAAAATCCAAAAAATCTTTCTGATATTGCATAAAATCTTCTATGTAATCAATAGCAAAAGTACCATCATCAAATTCTAATCCTCCAAATAGACCTACAAAATATTCTCTATCCATGATAGTAAAATTAGTATAAGCAGATTGAATTCCATGTTTTAAGAAAGGCTGATTAAGAGAGAAAATTATATGCTGAAATGATTGTTCTTTTTCTTTTTCTGCTTTTTCTTTAGAAATATATCCTGTATTGATATCATTTAACCAAAACTTCATTTGATATAATAGGAAATCTGGAAGACCTACAGCCCCTGCTTGCTGGTTAGTAGCCCATGCTACAAATTCAATAATATGTGAATTAAAAGTATTAAGGTGTTTTGGTTTTTCAGCTTTCATTTCTCCGATGAAGAATAAACCTTGTTCAGCTACATCTTTAATAGAATATGCAAAGCAATAGCTCATATACGATGTTAAGGTCGAATCATTTTCATAGATATCTCCAT is part of the Candidatus Woesearchaeota archaeon genome and encodes:
- a CDS encoding anaerobic ribonucleoside-triphosphate reductase; translation: MHLGISLDQDFERTFMDIKHKHHELVKLEGLANQNLDPTRFFKEFLRSNNTANASIDDNSNVSSQNMNTLLNESNKPLMKLLSYNKIYIEMKEEFGIEIADQYLKNKIYGDIYENDSTLTSYMSYCFAYSIKDVAEQGLFFIGEMKAEKPKHLNTFNSHIIEFVAWATNQQAGAVGLPDFLLYQMKFWLNDINTGYISKEKAEKEKEQSFQHIIFSLNQPFLKHGIQSAYTNFTIMDREYFVGLFGGLEFDDGTFAIDYIEDFMQYQKDFLDFLNMARDKKSFTFPVMTASMIFKDGKYQDEDMAKYVVKHNMKYGDCNIYVAEDAGILSACCRMNFDTEAIKNKPEELTGNFNSIGGTDLNIGSSKVVTLNLPRIAYLAKGDFNKVKELVKEKVELIQKFHKAHRIILQKNIDRGLLPVYSYGLMRLEKQFATIGLNGIEEFVDILGGIETNKIGEKFYNDNGIDYVTDILDYINSLGEGTIEKYGFTQNSEVIPGESTGAKLLSKDRTLYKDFPIKDKNIYSNQWCGLDTNFPMEERIRVSGLLDGKTGGGQIFHANLGEEWTSFEDAWNFNNLLAKKGIIYWSEIRKWQYCKDDHNFFGENCPYCGGEALGSIMKIVGYLVKDQYYSQVRKEESKKRIFY